A part of Chlorocebus sabaeus isolate Y175 chromosome 4, mChlSab1.0.hap1, whole genome shotgun sequence genomic DNA contains:
- the LOC140711587 gene encoding LOW QUALITY PROTEIN: ras-related protein Rap-1b-like (The sequence of the model RefSeq protein was modified relative to this genomic sequence to represent the inferred CDS: deleted 2 bases in 1 codon) — translation MREHKLVVLASGGVGKSALTVQFVQGICVEKYDPTIEDSYRKQVEADAQQCMLEILDTAGREQFTAMRDLYMKNGQGFALIYSVTAQSTFNDLQDLREQILRVKDTDDVPMILVGNKCDLEDERVVGKEQGQNLARQWNNCAFLESSAKSKINVNEIFYDLVQQINRKPPVPGKTRKKSSCQLL, via the exons CATAAGCTAGTCGTTCTTGCCTCAGGAGGCGTTGGAAAGTCTGCTTTGACTGTACAATTTGTTCAAGGAATTTGTGTAGAAAAATATGATCCTACGATAGAAGATTCTTATAGAAAGCAAGTTGAAGCAGATGCACAACAGTGTATGCTTGAAATCTTGGATACTGCAGGAAGGGAACAATTTACAGCAATGAGGGATTTGTACATGAAAAATGGACAAGGATTTGCATTAATTTATTCCGTCACAGCACAGTCCACATTTAACGATTTACAAGACCTG AGAGAACAGATTCTTCGAGTTAAAGACACTGATGATGTTCCAATGATTCTTGTTGGTAATAAGTGTGACTTGGAAGATGAAAGAGTTGTAGGGAAGGAACAAGGTCAAAATCTAGCAAGACAATGGAACAACTGTGCATTCTTAGAATCTTctgcaaaatcaaaaataaatgttaatgagaTCTTTTATGACCTAGTGCagcaaattaacagaaaacctCCAGTGCCTGGGAAGACTCGCAAAAAGTCATCATGTCAGCTGCTTTAA